Proteins encoded together in one Rossellomorea sp. y25 window:
- a CDS encoding class I SAM-dependent methyltransferase — protein sequence MSKIIQYYNQFDEWGRLEREPVEFQVNWHYIRKYMPQTGNVLDNGAGPGKYSMELAKAGYQVTLTDLTPRLVEIAKDKAKELDLDEQFEGFHAADARDLYLFKDEQFDSSLMLGPMYHLQEENDRIKAMQELKRVTKKDGLVFVAFMPRIRHILTSLLSPDNWKPNNDMDTILQFSQSGCFNHADEGRFTGAYYFNIEDINPFMEANGFETIELIGSNAGTVLNHGHWEYWREKGEGEVRKLIDLIIEKATDPYILGISSHLLYIGRKK from the coding sequence ATGAGTAAGATCATTCAGTATTACAATCAATTCGATGAGTGGGGAAGACTTGAACGTGAACCAGTAGAATTCCAGGTGAATTGGCATTATATAAGAAAATATATGCCCCAAACAGGCAATGTACTTGATAATGGTGCAGGACCGGGGAAATATTCAATGGAACTTGCCAAAGCTGGTTATCAGGTAACACTGACCGATTTGACCCCAAGATTAGTTGAAATCGCAAAAGATAAAGCGAAAGAACTTGATTTAGACGAACAATTTGAAGGGTTTCATGCTGCAGATGCCAGAGACCTTTATCTGTTTAAAGATGAACAGTTCGACTCCTCATTGATGCTCGGCCCTATGTACCATCTGCAGGAAGAAAATGACCGTATTAAGGCAATGCAAGAATTAAAAAGAGTGACGAAAAAGGATGGATTGGTCTTTGTTGCCTTTATGCCTAGAATTAGACACATCCTTACATCGCTCTTATCTCCTGACAATTGGAAACCAAACAATGATATGGATACCATTTTACAATTTTCCCAATCAGGCTGCTTTAATCACGCAGATGAAGGACGTTTTACTGGCGCGTATTATTTTAATATAGAAGACATCAATCCTTTTATGGAAGCAAACGGATTTGAAACCATCGAGCTGATAGGTTCCAATGCAGGAACGGTTTTGAATCATGGCCATTGGGAGTACTGGAGAGAAAAAGGAGAAGGAGAAGTAAGGAAATTAATTGATTTAATTATCGAGAAGGCAACAGACCCTTATATCCTTGGTATTTCCTCTCACTTGCTTTATATTGGCAGGAAAAAGTAA
- a CDS encoding phosphotransferase has protein sequence MKSQNENEEMLTGGNVSDVYRSGDTVRRELKSDSVKIHRLLQHLESKGFDYAPKFLGIDEKDREILSFIAGEAGNYPLKEYMWSNNALQGIAKMLRHYHDAVSDFPFIDEWQPMDNTPANIEVVCHNDFAIYNIIFNQEKPVGIIDFDVAAPGSRLWDIAYTLYTCVPLSRHYHTEAGEAVHYDPTHDADRIKQRVRLFFESYGMEGMEEGYLEMVLLRLEGLCAYMKRKAGEGDLAFKKMIDEGHHEHYQKDIKFIREHGKEWVKKAGQ, from the coding sequence ATGAAGAGTCAGAATGAAAACGAAGAAATGCTAACAGGAGGGAATGTCTCGGACGTATATCGTTCGGGAGATACGGTCAGGCGGGAATTGAAGTCTGATAGTGTTAAAATCCATAGGTTATTGCAGCATTTAGAAAGTAAAGGTTTTGATTATGCACCGAAGTTTTTAGGAATAGATGAAAAAGATAGAGAGATATTATCATTTATAGCAGGAGAAGCCGGTAATTATCCTTTAAAAGAATACATGTGGTCTAATAATGCTTTACAAGGAATAGCGAAGATGCTCCGGCATTACCATGATGCTGTGAGTGACTTTCCATTTATTGATGAATGGCAACCCATGGACAATACACCGGCTAACATAGAGGTAGTGTGTCACAATGATTTTGCCATTTACAATATTATTTTTAACCAGGAAAAACCAGTAGGTATTATTGATTTTGATGTTGCGGCCCCAGGTTCGAGACTTTGGGACATCGCTTATACTCTCTACACCTGCGTTCCTTTAAGCAGGCACTATCATACCGAAGCGGGTGAAGCTGTTCACTATGACCCAACACATGATGCCGACCGTATAAAACAAAGAGTGAGATTGTTCTTTGAATCCTACGGTATGGAGGGAATGGAAGAAGGTTATTTGGAGATGGTATTGCTGCGCTTGGAAGGATTATGTGCCTACATGAAAAGGAAAGCCGGTGAAGGTGACCTTGCTTTTAAAAAAATGATCGATGAAGGGCACCATGAGCACTATCAAAAAGATATAAAGTTTATTCGTGAGCATGGGAAAGAGTGGGTTAAAAAGGCAGGTCAGTAA
- a CDS encoding VOC family protein, whose translation MSEKLLRVGTTYLPVTNVDLSSEWYIHKLDAVLSYKDEDKAILNLANQSIFLVKSKENQSANFIDVYGEERFSLTFEVNGLEALETLHGDFIDNGIRVGTIENRGHSGRNFVFYDLDGNKFDVWSELSPVFREKYFISK comes from the coding sequence ATGAGCGAAAAATTATTAAGGGTTGGCACAACCTATCTTCCAGTAACGAATGTGGATCTTTCATCTGAATGGTACATACACAAATTAGATGCAGTATTAAGCTATAAAGATGAAGATAAAGCCATCTTGAATCTTGCAAACCAAAGTATTTTCCTTGTTAAATCAAAAGAAAATCAAAGTGCGAATTTCATAGATGTTTATGGGGAAGAACGCTTCTCGTTAACATTTGAAGTGAATGGTTTAGAAGCGTTAGAAACACTGCATGGGGATTTTATAGATAATGGGATTCGGGTTGGCACGATTGAAAACAGGGGACACTCTGGAAGGAATTTTGTTTTTTATGATTTAGATGGAAATAAGTTTGATGTGTGGAGTGAGCTTAGTCCGGTTTTTCGGGAGAAATATTTCATTTCGAAGTGA